The following are encoded in a window of Manihot esculenta cultivar AM560-2 chromosome 8, M.esculenta_v8, whole genome shotgun sequence genomic DNA:
- the LOC110620994 gene encoding uncharacterized protein LOC110620994 has translation MEGRRISANPRPCSGRRILAKKRPRTNGFVNTVKKLQRREISSKRDRAFSMSNAQERFRNMRLMEEYDTHDPKGHCSVVLPFLMKRTKVIEIVAARDIVFALAHSGVCAAFSRETNQRICFLNVSPDEVIRSLFYNKNNDSLITVSVYASDNFSSLKCRSTRIEYIRRGKPDAGFALFESESLKWPGFVEFDDVNGKVLTYSAQDSVYKVFDLKNYTMLYSISDKHVQEIKISPGIMLLIFNRASSHVPLKILSIEDGTVLKAFNHLLHRNKKVDFIEQFNEKLLVKQENENLQILDVRNSELMEVSRTEFMTPSAFIFLYENQLFLTFRNRTVAVWNFRGELVTSFEDHLLWHPDCNTNNIYITSDQDLIISYCKAESEDQWMEGNAGSINVSNILTGKCLAKINASNGNPKGDECSGSTSKQSHSPMRSTVAEALEDITALFYDEERNEIYTGNRHGLVHVWSN, from the exons ATGGAAGGGAGGAGGATATCGGCGAATCCAAGGCCTTGTTCCGGAAGGAGGATATTGGCGAAGAAGAGGCCTCGCACCAATGGATTTGTCAACACTGTTAAGAAGTTACAGAGACGCGAGATTTCTTCTAAGCGAGATCGTGCTTTCAGTATGAGCAATGCCCAGGAGAGGTTTCGCAATATGCGTTTGATG GAAGAGTATGATACTCATGATCCCAAGGGCCATTGTTCAGTAGTGCTGCCCTTTTTGATGAAGAGAACAAAAGTCATTGAGATTGTAGCTGCACGTGATATTGTCTTTGCTCTTGCACATTCTGGTGTTTGTGCAGCTTTTAGTAGAG AGACAAATCAGAGGATATGTTTTCTGAATGTGAGTCCTGATGAAGTCATTCGAAGCTTGTTCTATAATAAGAACAATGATTCACTCATCACAGTTTCAGTTTATGCTTCTGACAACTTTAGCTCCTTGAAGTGCAGATCAACTAGAATTGA GTACATAAGGAGAGGCAAACCAGATGCTGGTTTTGCTCTTTTTGAGTCTGAGTCCTTGAAGTGGCCGGGCTTTGTAGAGTTTGATGATGTTAATGGGAAGGTCCTAACCTACTCTGCGCAAGATAG TGTTTACAAGGTTTTTGACCTTAAAAACTACACAATGCTGTACTCTATATCGGACAAACATGTTCAAGAAATCAAAATCAG TCCGGGAATCATGTTGTTGATATTCAATAGAGCAAGTAGCCATGTTCCTCTTAAGATTTTATCAATAGAAGATGGGACAGTTCTAAAAGCCTTCAACCATCTGCTTCATCGAAATAAGAAGGTGGACTTCATTGAACAATTTAATGAAAAGCTCCTTGTTAAGCAGGAAAATGAGAATCTTCAGATCCTGGAT GTTCGGAATTCAGAATTAATGGAAGTTAGCAGAACTGAGTTCATGACTCCCTCTGCATTTATCTTTCTCTATGAGAATCAGCTGTTCCTAACTTTCAGAAACAGAACTGTTGCTGTTTGGAATTTTCGTGGGGAGCTTGTAACTTCATTTGAGGATCACCTGTTATGGCATCCTGACTGTAACACaaataacatatacataacaagcGATCAGGATCTAATTATTTCTTACTGCAAAGCTGAATCTGAAGACCAGTGGATGGAAGGAAATG CTGGCTCTATCAATGTCAGCAATATCTTGACGGGGAAGTGCTTGGCCAAAATAAATGCTAGCAATGGCAATCCCAAAGGTGATGAGTGCAGTGGCAGTACCTCAAAGCAGAGTCACTCTCCTATGAGAAGTACGGTTGCAGAGGCGTTGGAAGACATAACTGCACTTTTCTATGATGAGGAGCGGAATGAGATCTACACTGGTAATAGACATGGATTGGTTCATGTGTGGTCTAACTGA
- the LOC110621622 gene encoding uncharacterized protein LOC110621622 yields the protein MQKTEETALNPSKVAKDTRDAEAQTPPKPKSKHRRRNICLGVTAAVIVVFVLVVVILAFTVFKAKEPSTTVDSITLNNLRVSLDSARMGVNLNMTLDVDLTVTNPNKVGFKYKNGSALLDYKGEVFGEVPIPAGKIGADDTKPMNVTVTVMADRLLSNSQLYTEVLSGVMTVSTVIKISGKVLIFNIFKVSADTTTTCDITVFISNSTVGDQNCKYKAKL from the coding sequence ATGCAGAAGACGGAGGAAACCGCTTTGAACCCATCAAAGGTAGCAAAAGATACGAGAGATGCCGAAGCTCAAACTCCACCCAAACCCAAGAGCAAACACAGGCGTAGAAACATTTGCCTTGGGGTGACAGCCGCCGTCATCGTGGTTTTCGTTCTGGTGGTGGTCATCTTAGCATTTACAGTGTTCAAAGCCAAAGAACCCTCCACCACCGTCGACTCAATCACTCTGAATAACCTCCGTGTGTCTTTAGACTCCGCCAGGATGGGAGTCAATCTAAATATGACGTTGGACGTGGATCTCACCGTTACGAATCCAAACAAGGTGGGCTTCAAGTACAAAAACGGTTCTGCTTTGTTGGACTATAAAGGTGAAGTTTTTGGGGAAGTTCCAATTCCCGCCGGAAAGATTGGAGCCGATGATACCAAACCCATGAATGTAACAGTTACGGTGATGGCTGATCGCTTGCTATCCAATTCCCAATTATATACAGAAGTTTTATCGGGTGTCATGACTGTGAGCACGGTGATAAAGATTTCTGGAAAAGTGTTGatttttaacatatttaaaGTGAGTGCAGACACGACAACCACCTGCGATATTACTGTCTTTATTTCCAATTCTACGGTTGGAGATCAGAACTGCAAGTACAAGGCAAAGCTGTAG
- the LOC110621623 gene encoding uncharacterized protein LOC110621623, with product MIETGDHQLPTPRWHSHRCRIVGGTILGFLLLLFLIILILALSVFKARAVHVHLLSASLGSVSPRISSFPIFNVVLNLTLNLTLLVDNPNYASFRHGPGKSLLLYQGSQMGEANIDPGLIPSMGDVTIPCRLTVEGNELSSNLKSLLNDILAGQLVMETRTTIPGRITFLGIFKKHAVANSACKFTFVFPDAKIQRRECKNKAE from the coding sequence ATGATAGAAACTGGTGATCATCAACTACCTACGCCACGGTGGCACAGCCATCGCTGCCGCATCGTTGGAGGAACGATTCTCGGCTTCTTATTGCTCCTATTCTTAATCATTCTTATTCTAGCATTGTCAGTGTTCAAGGCTAGAGCAGTTCATGTCCATCTTCTCTCGGCTTCCCTCGGCAGCGTCTCCCCTCGTATCTCTTCTTTCCCAATTTTCAACGTTGTACTCAATCTCACCCTTAATCTCACGCTTCTTGTCGACAACCCAAATTACGCCAGCTTCAGGCATGGCCCTGGAAAGAGTTTGCTTCTGTACCAAGGCAGCCAGATGGGAGAAGCCAACATAGACCCTGGTTTGATACCCAGCATGGGGGATGTGACGATTCCTTGCAGGCTTACTGTAGAAGGGAATGAGTTATCATCAAACCTTAAAAGCTTGCTCAATGATATATTGGCTGGACAGCTTGTAATGGAAACACGAACAACGATTCCTGGTCGAATTACTTTTCTGGGGATATTCAAGAAGCATGCCGTCGCTAATTCTGCATGTAAGTTTACTTTTGTTTTTCCTGACGCGAAGATTCAAAGACGGGAGTGCAAGAATAAGGCCGAGTAA
- the LOC122724342 gene encoding F-box protein SKIP5-like, with protein FAGPDQVTSLNEIPNSLKSKSLKSEVASNLSVVHCQVHPSSAAINGSRPSTVRRHRPSTTELILSINIHGLTEIGTWVQPLGRSLPCSSNVHRHQKIGGGEAPDETTLLCSRGSDSALEFLSTCKLANLTVKAELGCCLLHRSGRLTIDGCILQCESNPLDYLSCPIVTTAGGSEIFSSSVKTSCDGVSVSQTRIEGGSKAVVTSGKLALQRVRVICSRTCVYFWFDVEDN; from the exons TTCGCTGGTCCTGATCAGGTCACGTCCTTAAATGAAATCCCTAATTCCTTAAAATCAAAATCACTGAAATCTGAAGTTGCCTCCAACCTTTCCGTCGTTCACTGCCAAGTGCATCCATCGTCCGCCGCCATCAACGGTTCGCGGCCATCAACGGTTCGCCGCCATCGACCGTCGACAACGGAGCTTATTCTCAGCATCAATATCCACGGGCTCACTGAAATCGGAACTTGGGTCCAACCTCTCGGCCGTTCACTGCCCTGTTCATCCAATGTCCACCGCCATCAAAAG ATTGGTGGAGGTGAGGCTCCTGATGAAACAACACTCTTGTGTTCCCGAGGTTCAGACAG TGCATTGGAGTTCCTGTCCACTTGCAAATTGGCGAACCTAACAGTGAAGGCAGAGCTTGGTTGTTGCTTGCTTCATAGAAGTGGAAGGCTAACTATAGATGGCTGCATCCTTCAATGTGAGTCAAACCCTTTGGACTATCTCTCATGCCCAATCGTGACTACAGCTGGGGGGAGTGAGATTTTCTCCTCCTCTGTGAAGACTAGTTGTGATGGTGTTTCTGTTTCTCAAACTCGGATAGAAGGGGGTTCCAAGGCTGTTGTTACAAGTGGGAAGCTGGCTTTGCAGCGAGTTCGAGTCATCTGTTCTCGAACTTGTGTTTATTTCTGGTTTGATGTAGAAGATAACTGA
- the LOC110620546 gene encoding cyclin-dependent protein kinase inhibitor SMR11, translating into MGSEICTDKMGKSQDLSQKFTESLDETCSEEANKAKVEPSLGPITPDANKENGDFALEPSSPLTVVTKLPTLFTFDSKTNRNQDQFPYNDNFSSPKTPKDGVFDPFAPGPDDKVLAPQSKKYFDEAGISVARRLHFGSSLKGLDHESPGDGMESISDEEIFKSVYENLLEAIVSKQTESALAELSNMEWDSDSCRTPPSASQLNGIAETCPGAPLKPTGKSRIIDLGLCRKLEF; encoded by the coding sequence ATGGGTTCTGAGATTTGTACGGATAAAATGGGGAAGAGCCAAGATTTATCGCAGAAGTTCACAGAAAGTTTGGATGAAACCTGTAGTGAAGAAGCTAATAAGGCAAAGGTTGAGCCATCTCTTGGGCCAATCACTCCTGATGCAAACAAAGAGAATGGGGATTTCGCTTTGGAGCCTAGTTCTCCTCTCACTGTGGTGACAAAACTGCCGACTTTATTCACCTTTGATTCCAAAACCAACAGAAATCAGGACCAGTTCCCCTATAATGATAATTTTAGCAGCCCGAAAACCCCCAAGGATGGTGTTTTTGACCCGTTTGCTCCAGGTCCTGATGATAAAGTCTTGGCTCCCCAGTCCAAGAAATACTTTGATGAGGCAGGGATTAGTGTTGCACGAAGACTTCACTTTGGATCTTCTCTCAAAGGTTTGGATCATGAAAGTCCTGGTGATGGAATGGAGTCCATTTCAGATGAGGAGATATTCAAATCAGTATATGAGAATCTCCTGGAGGCTATTGTTTCTAAGCAAACAGAGAGTGCTCTTGCTGAACTATCAAATATGGAATGGGATTCTGATTCTTGCAGGACACCTCCCTCAGCTTCTCAACTAAATGGAAttgcagaaacttgccctggtGCTCCTTTGAAACCAACTGGTAAATCAAGGATTATTGATTTGGGATTATGCAGAAAACTTGAATTCTAA
- the LOC110620505 gene encoding probable calcium-binding protein CML43 codes for MEAQAASSLSDKPKPSLSRKSSSSSSFRLRSPSLNSLRLRRIFDLFDKNGDGMITVEDLSQALSLLGLDADFSELESTIRFHIRPGNDGLLFEDFMSLHQSLDEVFFSNEENIEGGQDAMTQEESDLSEAFKVFDEDGDGYISAHELQVVLKKLGMPEAKEIDRVEQMIFSVDRNQDGRVDFFEFKDMMRSVIVRSS; via the coding sequence ATGGAAGCACAAGCAGCATCATCGCTCTCCGACAAACCCAAGCCTTCCCTCTCCAGGaagtcctcctcctcctcctccttccgcCTCCGTAGCCCTAGCCTCAATTCCCTCCGTCTCCGCCGCATTTTTGACCTCTTCGACAAGAATGGTGATGGAATGATCACAGTCGAGGACCTTAGCCAAGCGCTTAGCCTTCTTGGCCTCGATGCTGACTTCTCTGAGCTTGAATCTACCATCAGATTTCACATAAGGCCTGGCAATGATGGCCTTTTGTTTGAAGATTTTATGTCACTCCATCAATCGCTGGATGAAGTCTTCTTTAGCAACGAGGAGAACATTGAGGGCGGACAGGATGCGATGACGCAGGAAGAATCCGATCTATCGGAGGCTTTCAAGGTTTTTGATGAAGACGGCGATGGCTACATTTCTGCACATGAATTGCAAGTAGTGTTGAAGAAACTTGGGATGCCAGAAGCTAAGGAGATCGACAGAGTTGAGCAGATGATTTTCTCTGTTGATCGCAATCAAGATGGCCGTGTTGATTTCTTCGAATTTAAGGACATGATGCGTAGCGTTATCGTTCGCAGCTCTTAA